One window of Streptomyces sp. NBC_00273 genomic DNA carries:
- a CDS encoding DMT family transporter, with protein sequence MSYEVDTSTVSGMSAPTTPGPTLPAASPSAVSPSTTAAASTTGRRRGGLLDWRVRFAILSVVWGFSFLLIKVGTEAYAPFQVALGRVLFGALALLTVLLVRREPLPRGLRTWGHLTVAALLLNTAPFSLFAYAELSIPSSLAGICNATSPLWGMALSLVALSEDRPTRRRVAGLGLGFLGVLTVLGAWQGFSGVDAKGTAFALLASLCYPVGWIYVRRTLAGTPGSPVALTGGQLMVSTLQLALASAAFSSAPSSFPLWPTLSVIALGALGTGMALQMQYGLVTEVGPTTAQMVTYFIPVIATTAGVLVLGEQLHWNTPVGAAIVLAGAALTQTRPGARKPA encoded by the coding sequence TTGTCCTACGAAGTTGATACGAGCACAGTAAGTGGCATGAGCGCACCGACCACCCCCGGGCCGACCCTCCCGGCCGCCTCCCCGTCCGCGGTCTCCCCCAGCACGACCGCCGCCGCCTCCACCACCGGCCGGCGCCGGGGCGGCCTCCTGGACTGGCGGGTCCGGTTCGCGATCCTCTCGGTCGTCTGGGGCTTCAGCTTCCTCCTGATCAAGGTCGGCACGGAGGCCTACGCGCCCTTCCAGGTGGCGCTGGGCCGGGTCCTGTTCGGCGCGCTCGCCCTCCTCACCGTGCTCCTGGTCCGCCGCGAGCCGCTCCCCCGGGGACTGCGCACCTGGGGCCACCTCACGGTGGCGGCGCTGCTGCTCAACACCGCCCCGTTCTCGCTCTTCGCGTACGCGGAGCTGAGCATCCCCTCCAGTCTGGCCGGCATCTGCAACGCCACCTCGCCGCTGTGGGGCATGGCGCTGTCGCTGGTCGCCCTGTCCGAGGACCGCCCGACGCGCCGCCGGGTCGCCGGGCTGGGCCTGGGCTTCCTCGGCGTCCTGACCGTGCTCGGCGCCTGGCAGGGCTTCTCCGGCGTCGACGCCAAGGGCACCGCGTTCGCCCTGCTGGCGTCCCTGTGCTACCCCGTCGGCTGGATCTACGTCCGGCGCACGCTGGCCGGGACCCCCGGCTCCCCGGTGGCCCTGACCGGCGGACAGCTCATGGTCTCCACGCTCCAGCTCGCGCTCGCGAGCGCCGCGTTCAGCTCGGCCCCGAGCTCGTTCCCGCTCTGGCCGACCCTGTCGGTGATCGCGCTGGGCGCCCTCGGTACGGGCATGGCCCTCCAGATGCAGTACGGGCTGGTGACGGAGGTCGGCCCGACCACCGCCCAGATGGTCACCTACTTCATCCCGGTCATCGCCACCACGGCCGGCGTCCTGGTCCTCGGCGAGCAGCTCCACTGGAACACCCCGGTCGGCGCCGCGATCGTCCTGGCCGGCGCGGCCCTCACCCAGACCCGCCCCGGGGCCCGCAAGCCCGCCTGA
- a CDS encoding aminotransferase class I/II-fold pyridoxal phosphate-dependent enzyme, whose amino-acid sequence MLGDYRITGRRAADIAAGVEAGVASGALPPGSLLPPMRELAGELGVNPNTVAAAYRTLRERGVIETDGRRGSRVRARPSSTPRDALRMVVPEGVRDLAEGSPDVSLLPALEGPLAAAARRYAQAPTLYGADPVAPELAELARAGFDADGVPPGPVAVTSGALDGIERVLTAHLRAGDAVAVEDPGWGGALDLVPALGLRVLPVAVDDDGPRPEAVARALAAGARALVVTSRAQNPTGAAVGAERARQLRALLADHPEVLLIEDDHGNGIVDLPLHPLGGVTRHWVLVRSTAKAYGPDLRLAVLTGDAVTLDRLRGRQRLGPGWVSRLLQYVVVELWASGAVDPVAVSRSYAARRDALVEALRERGIRAHGRSGLNVWVPVVDETVVVTRLLAAGWAVSPGAVFRVEAGPGVRLTVSQLSVDEVPGLADAVAAAASVGAAGVRYD is encoded by the coding sequence GTGCTAGGAGACTATCGAATCACAGGGCGTCGCGCAGCGGATATCGCCGCAGGCGTGGAGGCGGGCGTGGCTTCGGGCGCGCTCCCGCCGGGTTCACTGCTGCCGCCGATGCGGGAGCTGGCGGGCGAGCTGGGGGTGAACCCCAACACCGTGGCCGCCGCCTACCGGACGCTGCGCGAGCGCGGGGTCATCGAGACCGACGGGCGGCGCGGCAGCCGGGTGCGGGCCCGACCGTCGAGCACGCCGCGGGACGCGCTGCGCATGGTGGTGCCGGAGGGCGTACGGGACCTCGCGGAGGGCAGCCCGGACGTGTCCCTGCTCCCCGCGCTGGAGGGGCCGCTGGCGGCGGCCGCCCGCCGGTACGCGCAGGCGCCGACCCTCTACGGGGCGGACCCGGTCGCCCCGGAGCTCGCGGAGCTGGCCCGGGCCGGTTTCGATGCGGACGGGGTGCCGCCGGGGCCGGTGGCGGTGACCTCGGGTGCGCTGGACGGAATCGAACGGGTGCTCACCGCCCATCTGCGGGCGGGCGACGCGGTGGCGGTCGAGGACCCGGGATGGGGCGGGGCGCTGGACCTGGTCCCGGCGCTCGGGCTGCGCGTGCTGCCGGTGGCGGTGGACGACGACGGGCCCCGGCCCGAGGCGGTGGCCCGGGCGCTGGCGGCCGGGGCGCGGGCGCTGGTGGTGACCTCGCGGGCGCAGAACCCGACCGGGGCCGCGGTGGGCGCGGAGCGGGCGCGCCAGCTGCGGGCGCTGCTGGCGGACCACCCCGAGGTGCTGCTGATCGAGGACGACCACGGGAACGGGATCGTCGACCTGCCGCTGCATCCGCTGGGCGGGGTGACCCGGCACTGGGTGCTGGTGCGGTCCACGGCGAAGGCGTACGGGCCGGACCTGCGGCTCGCGGTGCTGACCGGCGACGCGGTCACGCTGGACCGGCTGCGGGGTCGGCAGCGGCTGGGGCCGGGCTGGGTGAGCCGGTTGCTGCAGTACGTGGTGGTGGAGCTGTGGGCCTCGGGCGCGGTCGACCCGGTGGCGGTGTCCCGCTCGTACGCGGCGCGGCGCGACGCGCTGGTCGAGGCGCTGCGGGAGCGGGGGATCCGCGCGCACGGGCGCAGCGGACTGAACGTCTGGGTGCCGGTGGTCGACGAGACGGTGGTGGTGACCAGGCTGCTCGCCGCCGGATGGGCGGTGTCCCCCGGGGCCGTCTTCCGGGTCGAGGCGGGGCCGGGGGTCCGGCTGACGGTCTCGCAGCTGTCGGTCGACGAGGTGCCGGGCCTGGCGGACGCGGTGGCCGCGGCGGCCAGTGTGGGGGCGGCGGGCGTGCGGTACGACTGA
- a CDS encoding DMT family transporter, giving the protein MSNHSPAAGRSLLYLVVAGAAWGTAGAAASLLFLASDLGPLALSFWRCAGGLVVLLGVLAVRGSRPAPGRVRPSVASLVVTGLLFTLFQAAYFAAVRDTGLAVGTVVTLGAGPVIIALGARYWMGERLGRGGAVAVAGALAGLAVLVLGSGGGEVRPLGVGWALLSAAGYAGMTLRARWLGQRGAGGDPLVTTAWSVAVGTVCLLPLAAVEGLLPHTADLGRVLWLLVYVATVPTALAYALYFTGAAAVRAATVSVIMLIEPVSAAVIAVLLLGERLTGAVVLGTVLLLTAVGALIVAEARRPAAAPTPVRRSPQSALR; this is encoded by the coding sequence GTGTCGAACCATTCGCCCGCTGCCGGGCGCAGTCTGCTGTACCTCGTCGTCGCCGGAGCCGCCTGGGGCACCGCCGGGGCGGCCGCCTCCCTCCTCTTCCTGGCCAGTGACCTCGGCCCGCTCGCCCTGTCCTTCTGGCGGTGCGCGGGCGGGCTCGTGGTGCTGCTCGGAGTGCTCGCCGTGCGCGGGTCCCGGCCCGCCCCGGGGCGGGTGCGGCCCTCGGTGGCCTCGCTGGTCGTCACCGGGCTCCTCTTCACCCTCTTCCAAGCCGCGTACTTCGCCGCCGTGCGCGATACGGGCCTCGCGGTGGGCACCGTGGTCACCCTCGGCGCCGGGCCCGTGATCATCGCGCTGGGGGCCCGGTACTGGATGGGCGAGCGGCTCGGTCGCGGCGGCGCGGTCGCCGTCGCGGGGGCGTTGGCCGGTCTGGCCGTACTGGTGCTGGGCAGCGGCGGCGGCGAGGTGCGGCCGCTCGGCGTCGGCTGGGCGTTGCTGTCGGCCGCCGGGTACGCGGGGATGACCCTACGGGCGCGCTGGCTCGGGCAGCGCGGGGCGGGCGGAGACCCGCTGGTGACCACCGCCTGGTCGGTGGCCGTGGGCACGGTGTGCCTGCTGCCGCTCGCCGCGGTGGAGGGGCTGCTGCCGCACACCGCCGATCTCGGACGGGTGCTCTGGCTGCTGGTGTACGTCGCCACCGTGCCGACCGCGCTGGCGTACGCGCTCTACTTCACGGGGGCCGCCGCGGTACGGGCCGCCACCGTGTCGGTGATCATGCTGATCGAGCCGGTGAGCGCGGCGGTGATTGCGGTCCTGCTGCTCGGGGAGCGGCTGACCGGCGCCGTGGTGCTGGGCACCGTACTGCTGCTGACGGCGGTGGGCGCGCTGATCGTGGCCGAGGCCCGTAGGCCGGCGGCCGCGCCCACCCCCGTGCGGCGCAGCCCTCAGAGCGCGCTGAGGTAG
- a CDS encoding PadR family transcriptional regulator, translating into MRSHGQHGHDHGHDHGRGHDHCGPDRREGFKGRRAAFGPFGPPFGAGPFGGRGGRGGPRGRARRGDVRASILALLADRPMHGYEMIQEIGERSGGAWKPSPGSVYPTLQLLEDEGLITSASEGGKKLFTLTDAGRTEAESGPDAPWADAGRGFDFEAMQEVRTAGIGLMEAFGQVFKTGSPQQREKALGVINDARKKLYLILADEH; encoded by the coding sequence ATGCGTTCACACGGACAGCACGGACACGACCACGGCCATGACCACGGACGGGGCCACGACCACTGCGGGCCCGATCGTCGGGAGGGTTTCAAGGGGCGGCGAGCCGCCTTCGGCCCGTTCGGGCCGCCCTTCGGCGCAGGCCCCTTCGGTGGTCGCGGCGGACGTGGTGGACCGCGGGGCCGGGCCCGGCGCGGCGATGTGCGCGCCTCGATCCTGGCGCTGCTGGCCGACCGGCCGATGCACGGCTACGAGATGATCCAGGAGATCGGCGAGCGCAGCGGCGGGGCCTGGAAGCCCAGCCCGGGCTCGGTCTACCCGACCCTGCAGCTGCTCGAGGACGAGGGGCTCATCACGAGTGCGAGCGAGGGCGGCAAGAAGCTGTTCACGCTCACCGACGCCGGCCGCACCGAGGCCGAGTCGGGCCCGGACGCCCCGTGGGCGGACGCCGGGCGCGGCTTCGACTTCGAGGCGATGCAGGAGGTCCGGACGGCCGGCATCGGCCTGATGGAAGCCTTCGGGCAGGTCTTCAAGACCGGATCGCCCCAGCAGCGGGAGAAGGCCCTCGGGGTCATCAACGACGCCCGCAAGAAGCTCTACCTGATCCTGGCCGACGAGCACTGA
- a CDS encoding type II toxin-antitoxin system Rv0910 family toxin, producing the protein MAEVTAESRIEASAALLWSQLTDWDAYGQWSMTHTNFPGGGPETLAVGATFAENMKMMGFPAEVLWTVSELEAERLFAITGKGPMGVAVLTRYTLIPDGEATTVRIDGEFTGAAVSLMAGKLKDSATAALNESLRKLAGLVV; encoded by the coding sequence ATGGCCGAAGTCACCGCGGAATCACGCATCGAGGCGTCCGCCGCGCTGCTCTGGTCCCAGCTGACGGACTGGGACGCGTACGGGCAGTGGAGCATGACCCACACGAACTTCCCCGGGGGCGGTCCCGAGACCCTCGCGGTGGGCGCCACCTTCGCGGAGAACATGAAGATGATGGGCTTCCCGGCCGAGGTCCTCTGGACCGTCTCGGAGCTGGAGGCCGAGCGCCTCTTCGCCATCACCGGCAAGGGCCCGATGGGCGTGGCGGTCCTCACCCGGTACACGCTGATCCCGGACGGCGAGGCCACCACGGTCCGCATCGACGGCGAGTTCACCGGGGCCGCCGTCTCCTTGATGGCGGGCAAGCTCAAGGACTCGGCCACCGCCGCACTGAACGAGTCGCTGCGCAAGCTGGCCGGCCTGGTCGTCTGA
- a CDS encoding SgcJ/EcaC family oxidoreductase, giving the protein MTRRSLSKRAAVVAGTAVLTLGTVGTVAATAGPQHRDPRPGKAQIAGLFDTWNKALQTGDPKKVADLYASDAVLLPTVSNKIRTDRAEIVDYFEHFLQNEPAGAKVETIVNVLDKNSAIDTGVYAFTLTDPKTGAKSTVKARYTYEYEKRNGKWLIVNHHSSKMPEG; this is encoded by the coding sequence TTGACCCGTCGTTCCCTCAGCAAGCGCGCAGCCGTCGTCGCCGGCACCGCGGTCCTGACCCTAGGTACCGTCGGTACCGTCGCCGCGACGGCCGGACCCCAGCACCGGGACCCCCGACCCGGAAAGGCCCAGATCGCAGGCCTCTTCGACACCTGGAACAAGGCACTGCAGACCGGCGACCCCAAGAAGGTGGCCGACCTCTACGCGAGCGACGCGGTCCTCCTGCCCACGGTCTCCAACAAGATCCGTACCGACCGTGCCGAGATCGTCGACTACTTCGAGCACTTCCTGCAGAACGAGCCCGCCGGCGCGAAGGTCGAGACCATAGTCAACGTCCTCGACAAGAACTCCGCCATCGACACCGGCGTCTACGCGTTCACGCTCACCGACCCGAAGACCGGCGCGAAGAGCACCGTGAAAGCCCGCTACACGTACGAGTACGAGAAGCGGAACGGCAAGTGGCTGATCGTCAACCACCACTCCTCGAAGATGCCCGAAGGGTGA
- a CDS encoding LysR family transcriptional regulator, which translates to MLNLERLRTLDALARHGSVSGAADGLHVTTSAVSQQLAKLEREVGQPLLARNGRGVRLTDAGRLLADHAARIISQVELAQADVEAQRGCAVGELRIGAFPTAMRGLLPQALAALRAGHPDLRVRVREQEPEESMAAVVRGDLDLALAIDWHNKRMPVPAELTRTHLLDDTVDIAVPAGHRLADRTASSGKSGISLAEFGDDDWISWNEGQFCYEWLVFSLRGTGIEPRIAHIAEEHHTQLAFVEAGLGVCVAPKLGRGPVPPGVRLLPVGDSVRRHVYAVWRADADRRPSIRAAVDALRQAAAGLR; encoded by the coding sequence ATGTTGAACCTGGAGCGCCTGCGTACCCTGGACGCCCTCGCCCGCCACGGCTCGGTCAGCGGCGCGGCCGACGGCCTCCACGTCACCACCTCTGCGGTGTCCCAGCAGCTGGCCAAGCTGGAGCGCGAGGTCGGACAGCCGCTGCTGGCCAGGAACGGGCGCGGGGTCCGGCTCACCGACGCCGGCCGGCTGCTCGCCGATCACGCCGCCCGGATCATCTCCCAGGTGGAGCTCGCCCAGGCCGACGTCGAGGCCCAGCGGGGCTGCGCCGTCGGCGAGTTGCGGATCGGTGCCTTCCCGACCGCCATGCGCGGGCTGCTGCCCCAGGCCCTGGCCGCGTTGCGGGCCGGGCATCCGGATCTACGGGTCCGGGTGCGCGAGCAGGAGCCCGAGGAGAGCATGGCGGCCGTCGTGCGCGGGGACCTCGACCTGGCCCTGGCGATCGACTGGCACAACAAGCGGATGCCGGTGCCCGCCGAGCTGACCCGGACCCACCTGCTGGACGACACCGTCGACATCGCGGTCCCGGCCGGCCATCGGCTGGCCGACCGGACCGCGAGCTCCGGGAAGTCCGGGATCTCCCTCGCCGAATTCGGAGACGACGACTGGATCTCCTGGAACGAGGGGCAGTTCTGCTACGAGTGGCTGGTCTTCAGCCTGCGCGGTACGGGCATCGAGCCGCGCATCGCCCACATCGCCGAGGAGCACCACACCCAGCTGGCCTTCGTGGAGGCCGGACTCGGCGTGTGCGTGGCACCGAAGCTGGGCCGCGGCCCGGTGCCGCCGGGCGTGCGGCTGCTGCCGGTCGGCGACAGCGTACGCCGCCACGTGTACGCCGTCTGGCGCGCGGACGCCGACCGCCGGCCCTCCATCCGGGCCGCGGTCGACGCGCTGCGACAGGCGGCCGCCGGCCTCCGGTAG
- a CDS encoding response regulator transcription factor, translating into MRVLLVEDDEPVAESLLRGLSRYGFDVEWVTTGGAALGHGGPYDVVLLDLGLPDTDGLDVCRALRERSAVPIIVISARSDETDRVVGLELGADDYVSKPFGVREVIARIRAVMRRVQPRTPSSPESIPDRYGSRLTIDRRAARVRLDGQEVALAPKEYDLLAFLTEEPGALMSREQIMEAVWDANWFGPTKTLDVHVAALRRKLAGAITIEAVRGVGFRLEAAKGGNDDAP; encoded by the coding sequence GTGCGCGTACTACTGGTGGAAGACGATGAGCCGGTCGCCGAGTCCCTGCTCCGAGGCCTGAGTCGCTACGGCTTCGACGTCGAGTGGGTCACCACGGGCGGCGCGGCGTTGGGCCACGGGGGCCCGTACGACGTCGTCCTGCTCGATCTCGGGCTGCCGGACACCGACGGCCTCGACGTGTGCAGGGCGCTGCGCGAGCGCAGTGCCGTGCCGATCATCGTGATCAGTGCCCGCAGCGACGAGACGGACCGGGTGGTCGGCCTGGAACTGGGTGCCGACGACTACGTGTCCAAGCCGTTCGGGGTCCGGGAGGTCATCGCGCGGATACGCGCGGTGATGCGACGCGTGCAGCCGCGCACCCCGTCGTCCCCGGAGAGCATCCCCGACCGGTACGGCTCCCGGCTCACCATCGACCGCAGGGCCGCCCGCGTCCGGCTGGACGGCCAAGAGGTGGCGCTCGCCCCCAAGGAGTACGACCTGCTCGCCTTCCTCACGGAGGAGCCCGGCGCGCTGATGTCCCGCGAGCAGATCATGGAAGCCGTCTGGGACGCGAACTGGTTCGGGCCGACCAAGACGCTGGACGTGCACGTGGCGGCGCTGCGGCGCAAACTCGCCGGGGCGATCACCATCGAGGCGGTACGGGGGGTCGGCTTCCGGCTCGAGGCCGCCAAGGGCGGGAACGACGACGCTCCGTGA
- a CDS encoding EamA family transporter, producing MQASGRNAGLGLALVSAFAFGGSGVAAKPLIEAGLDPLHMVWLRVAGAALVLSPLAWRHRDLVLRRPALLAGFGLVAVAGVQAFYFASLSRIPVGVALLLEYLGPALLLGYIRFVQRKPVTRGAAAGAAVAVVGLACVVEIWAGLSLDLLGVLFGLAAACCQAFYFVFADQGADGDDAPDPLGVIAYGMLVGALVMTVIARPWEMDWQVLGGDASVGGTMVPAPVLLAWVVLVATVFAYLTGVVSVRRLSPQVAGVVAFLEAVVATVFAWILLGEHLSTWQIVGGGLVLGGAFIAQSSRPAPPAVAPPVVAGQAAADREPTTVGKG from the coding sequence ATGCAAGCGTCAGGGAGAAATGCCGGACTGGGCCTCGCCCTCGTCTCGGCGTTCGCGTTCGGTGGTTCCGGAGTGGCGGCGAAGCCGCTGATCGAGGCGGGTCTGGATCCCCTCCACATGGTCTGGCTCAGGGTGGCCGGGGCGGCGCTCGTGCTGTCCCCGCTGGCCTGGCGCCACCGTGACCTCGTATTGCGCAGGCCCGCGCTGCTCGCCGGCTTCGGGCTGGTCGCCGTCGCGGGTGTGCAGGCCTTCTACTTCGCCTCCCTGTCCCGCATCCCCGTCGGCGTGGCCCTGCTGCTGGAGTACCTGGGCCCGGCGCTGCTGCTCGGCTACATCCGCTTCGTGCAGCGCAAGCCCGTGACGCGCGGTGCCGCCGCGGGCGCGGCCGTGGCCGTCGTCGGACTGGCCTGCGTGGTCGAGATCTGGGCCGGGCTGAGCCTGGACCTGCTCGGCGTGCTCTTCGGCCTCGCCGCCGCCTGCTGCCAGGCCTTCTACTTCGTCTTCGCCGACCAGGGCGCCGACGGGGACGACGCCCCCGACCCGCTCGGGGTGATCGCGTACGGCATGCTCGTCGGCGCCCTGGTGATGACCGTGATCGCCCGGCCCTGGGAGATGGACTGGCAGGTGCTGGGCGGCGACGCCTCCGTGGGCGGCACGATGGTGCCCGCGCCGGTGCTGCTCGCCTGGGTGGTGCTGGTCGCGACCGTCTTCGCCTACCTGACCGGTGTGGTCTCGGTGCGCCGGCTGTCGCCCCAGGTCGCCGGCGTCGTGGCCTTCCTGGAGGCGGTCGTCGCCACCGTGTTCGCCTGGATCCTGCTGGGCGAGCACCTTTCCACCTGGCAGATCGTCGGCGGCGGCCTGGTGCTGGGCGGTGCCTTCATCGCGCAGTCCTCCCGGCCGGCCCCGCCGGCAGTGGCCCCGCCGGTCGTGGCCGGGCAGGCCGCAGCGGATCGTGAGCCGACCACGGTCGGCAAGGGCTAG
- a CDS encoding PhzF family phenazine biosynthesis protein codes for MRIRIVDAFTDRPFQGNPAAVLLLDAAFPPDAWLQQVACEMNLSETAFAHPLPPGGDADWALRWFTPAAEVDMCGHATLATAHVLATSGLATGLIRFSARCGILTAETAEDGTVTMDFPTSSLTPVAAPAAVDHALGGPPILSVHDTADHIGDLVVELADEKTVRELEPDHGALRAFARRGVIVTAPAEDPSLGYDFVSRGFFPAFGIDEDPVTGSAHTALAPFWAERLGRTELTGLQGGARRGLVRVTLAGERTLLTGRAVTVVDGELLAPPPGAVQAG; via the coding sequence ATGCGCATCCGAATCGTCGACGCCTTCACCGACCGCCCCTTCCAGGGGAACCCCGCGGCAGTCCTGCTCCTCGACGCCGCGTTCCCCCCGGACGCCTGGCTCCAGCAGGTCGCCTGCGAGATGAACCTCTCCGAGACCGCCTTCGCCCACCCCCTGCCGCCCGGCGGGGACGCCGACTGGGCGCTGCGCTGGTTCACCCCGGCCGCCGAGGTGGACATGTGCGGCCACGCCACCCTGGCCACCGCGCACGTACTGGCCACCAGCGGGCTCGCCACGGGACTGATCCGCTTCTCCGCGCGCTGCGGCATCCTCACGGCCGAGACGGCCGAGGACGGCACGGTCACCATGGACTTCCCGACGTCCTCGCTGACGCCGGTGGCGGCGCCGGCCGCCGTGGACCACGCGCTCGGCGGTCCCCCGATCCTCTCCGTGCACGACACCGCCGACCACATCGGTGACCTCGTCGTCGAGCTCGCCGACGAGAAGACCGTGCGCGAGCTGGAGCCGGACCACGGCGCCCTGCGCGCCTTCGCCCGACGGGGGGTGATCGTCACCGCGCCCGCCGAGGATCCTTCGCTCGGGTACGACTTCGTCTCCCGCGGTTTCTTCCCCGCCTTCGGCATCGACGAGGACCCGGTCACCGGCAGCGCCCACACCGCGCTCGCCCCGTTCTGGGCGGAGCGCCTGGGCCGCACCGAACTGACCGGCCTCCAGGGCGGTGCGCGCCGCGGGCTCGTACGGGTGACCCTGGCGGGCGAGCGCACCCTGCTGACCGGCCGGGCCGTCACGGTCGTCGACGGCGAGCTCCTCGCGCCCCCGCCCGGGGCCGTTCAGGCGGGGTGA
- a CDS encoding ATP-binding protein: MIRQLIRSYILLVAVAILLFTVPVAFTLTAQLRDDTEAFVKREATTMALLLGNGNASSCQALEEVVRAYEQETHDRVQVTITDTCAPDIPAPASDAVLTRALKDGETTTDWGSDLIWGRDLVITVPAKDGGRIVGAVRIVYSTGNLTHRLWTIWGFRAGLAVAVLGVAALIGAVVARRLTRPLRQLNDVASRFSDGDLSARSPVEGPQETRTLARTLNQAGERLDTLIASQRIFVADASHQLRTPLTALRLSLDNIADGVDDEFVHEDVELATAEVVRMSRLVNGLLVLARAEAKVSAAEPLPLRDIVEERLSVWRPAADERGVTIAFGEGADGRPAVLASPGHLDQVLDNVLSNALEVSPDGGTITVRIDLRGAEAVLSVLDEGPGMSDAEKSRAFDRFWRGQGLTGRSGSGLGLAVVKQLVTDDGGTVTLQDAPGSGLWVVITLRASSRSGG; this comes from the coding sequence GTGATCCGCCAGCTGATCCGCAGCTACATCTTGCTCGTCGCCGTGGCGATCCTGCTGTTCACCGTGCCGGTGGCCTTCACGCTCACGGCCCAGCTGCGCGACGACACCGAGGCGTTCGTCAAGCGCGAGGCGACCACCATGGCCCTGCTGCTGGGCAACGGCAACGCCAGCTCCTGTCAGGCGCTGGAGGAGGTGGTGCGGGCGTACGAGCAGGAGACCCACGACCGGGTGCAGGTGACCATCACCGACACCTGTGCGCCGGACATTCCCGCGCCGGCTTCCGACGCGGTCCTGACCCGGGCGCTGAAGGACGGGGAGACGACGACCGACTGGGGTTCGGACCTCATCTGGGGCCGTGACCTGGTGATCACCGTCCCCGCGAAGGACGGGGGCCGGATCGTCGGCGCCGTGCGCATCGTCTACTCGACCGGCAACCTCACCCACCGGCTGTGGACGATCTGGGGCTTCCGGGCCGGACTCGCGGTGGCGGTGCTCGGCGTGGCCGCCCTGATCGGTGCGGTGGTGGCCCGCCGGCTGACGCGGCCGCTGCGCCAACTCAACGACGTGGCGAGCAGGTTCAGTGACGGCGACCTGTCCGCACGCTCCCCGGTGGAGGGTCCGCAGGAGACCCGGACCCTCGCCCGCACCCTCAACCAGGCGGGCGAGCGGCTGGACACGCTGATCGCCTCGCAGCGCATCTTCGTCGCGGACGCCTCCCACCAACTGCGCACGCCGCTCACGGCGTTGCGGCTGTCGCTGGACAACATCGCGGACGGCGTCGACGACGAGTTCGTGCACGAGGACGTGGAACTGGCGACCGCGGAGGTCGTTCGGATGAGCCGCTTGGTCAACGGCCTGCTGGTGCTGGCCCGGGCGGAGGCCAAGGTGTCCGCGGCGGAGCCGCTGCCGCTCAGGGACATCGTGGAGGAACGGCTGTCGGTGTGGAGGCCGGCCGCCGACGAGCGCGGGGTCACCATTGCGTTCGGGGAGGGCGCCGACGGCCGGCCGGCCGTGCTGGCCAGCCCCGGCCATCTGGACCAGGTGCTGGACAACGTCCTCTCGAACGCGCTGGAGGTCTCACCGGACGGCGGCACGATCACCGTCCGGATCGACCTCCGCGGTGCCGAGGCCGTGCTCTCCGTCCTCGACGAGGGACCCGGCATGTCCGACGCGGAGAAGTCCCGCGCCTTCGACCGGTTCTGGCGCGGTCAGGGCCTGACCGGGCGCTCCGGTTCGGGCCTCGGCCTCGCCGTCGTCAAACAGCTGGTGACGGACGACGGCGGCACGGTGACCCTGCAGGACGCTCCCGGATCCGGCCTGTGGGTGGTCATCACCCTTCGGGCATCTTCGAGGAGTGGTGGTTGA
- a CDS encoding pyridoxamine 5'-phosphate oxidase family protein, translating into MTATPTTETPARTEGPARNGSTGSYEPTDLTVPSRSRDRARYDRETVHSILDGAYVCHLGFVRDGAPVVLPTLYARVGESLYMHGSTGSRPLLAARRTDPGLPVCVTVTHVDGLVLARSAFHHSLNYRSVVVHGTAHQVTDEAECRTALDAMVDAVAPGRSADTRPANARELAATSVIRVDLAEVSAKIRSGPVNDDAEDLDLPHWAGVVPVAPAYGTPVPAADLAPGIAVPDYLSAL; encoded by the coding sequence ATGACCGCCACGCCCACCACGGAGACGCCCGCACGGACCGAGGGGCCCGCGAGGAACGGATCGACCGGAAGCTACGAGCCCACCGACCTCACCGTCCCCAGCCGCTCCCGCGACCGGGCGCGCTACGACCGCGAGACGGTGCACTCGATACTCGACGGCGCCTACGTCTGCCACCTCGGCTTCGTCCGCGACGGCGCGCCCGTGGTCCTGCCCACGCTGTACGCACGGGTCGGCGAATCGCTCTACATGCACGGCTCGACCGGCTCCCGCCCGCTGCTCGCCGCCCGCCGCACCGACCCGGGCCTGCCCGTCTGCGTGACCGTGACCCACGTCGACGGACTGGTCCTGGCCCGCTCGGCCTTCCACCACTCGCTCAACTACCGCTCGGTGGTCGTGCACGGCACCGCCCACCAGGTCACCGACGAGGCGGAGTGCCGCACGGCCCTGGACGCCATGGTCGACGCCGTCGCCCCGGGCCGCTCCGCCGACACCCGGCCGGCCAACGCCAGGGAACTCGCCGCGACCTCGGTGATCCGCGTGGACCTCGCCGAGGTGTCCGCCAAGATCCGCAGCGGCCCGGTGAACGACGACGCCGAGGACCTGGACCTGCCCCACTGGGCGGGCGTGGTGCCGGTGGCCCCGGCGTACGGCACCCCGGTGCCCGCCGCGGACCTGGCCCCCGGCATCGCCGTCCCGGACTACCTCAGCGCGCTCTGA